Within Telopea speciosissima isolate NSW1024214 ecotype Mountain lineage chromosome 8, Tspe_v1, whole genome shotgun sequence, the genomic segment TCCACCATTCTTTTCAAGCCTCTACACAAGACCTCCTCGGCAAGTatgaaaagagggggggagagggggtcaCCCTGACGAAGACCCCTTTCCACACCAAAGAAACCAACAGGTCCCCCCGTTAACCAAGACTGAGATGCGAGTAGAGGAGAGCAGCTGATGAATCCAAGACACCCACCAATCACTAAAGCCAAACTTCTTCAACACTTTGAAAAGGAAACCCCAAGAGAGGGAATCGTAAGATTTAGAGATATCTACCTTCACGCCAATGCCACCGCTTCTAACAGATTTGTGCATCAAATTAGCCAACTCCGAAGCAAGACCGATGTTGGAAAAAATAACTTTCCCTTTCTGAAAGGCCCCCTATTCTTTAGAGATCAGGCGAGGAAGCAGAACACCAAGTCTAGAGGCAAGGATCTTCGAAATGATTTTACAGACAAAGTTCCCCATGCAGATAGGGCGAAACTTCTCAAGAGACACTGCCCCCTCCACCATAGGAATCAAGGAGATAAAGCAATTGTTTACCCCTTTAGGAATGATACCTTCTTTGAAAAAGCTGGAAACAACCCGACAGACATCCCTCTCAATGATATCCCAACAATGCctgaagaagaaaccctgaaaACCATCAGGACCAGGCGAGCTATCAGGATCAAGATCCCACACAGCCGATTTAATCTCTCTAGAGTCCGGCACTGCATCCAAAAAAACTAGGTCCCTGTCTTCAACCAGCTGTGGAATGACATTAAGCAGGTCCAAGTGCTCCTCCAAGGGAACAGCTTTATGGAAATTCTCGAAGAAACTCGAGATCAGATTTGCAACCTCCCCCAGGTCCGAAAACCCCTTTATGTTGAGTATGTGATACACATaattatttgatttaattttgaaatcaaTTTTATTTCGAGGATTGATTACAAATATAAGTCCCACAACTAAGACTATGTTTCTCTAAACTAGAAGATATGtaccccctcccctcccaaaaaaaattcaaataccaAAGCAGCCAAAAATCTATATGCAAAGTGGATGGACACCACTGCCTAATGACTAATGATATGAGCTGCACATCGTGGTCCACTATGGTTATGTAGTTATTATAATTAGGGAGAAGGGAATTTCCTATCAACAACACAAATCATTGTGCAGAAAATGGTTTTATCCAATAAGAGGCCTATGTGATtagtgaagagagagaatgtcaaTGTGAAACCCACATGACCATAACATAAAAGGGGGTGGAAAAGCATCCCCACACTGTCGACGTGGAGATTTTCTCCCATCATCATTATTAGGGACAAAGAATGGTGCCGGTAGGATCcccctatgcccaaacacagggTGTCGTGAAATGACCATCCATCCACCCTGCCCCTGCTAGCGAAGTGCCCATGTAGCTGGACAGAGATCCCCCTccctaatttttatttcaagatATCTTATGTAGTTAATTAGGTATGTGTATCCAGATTTGTAAGTGACTAATTGTCTCCAAACACTCCAAACGCAAAATGGGGAAAGAAGCAAGAAACCTTTGGAGCATGACGAGGAAAAATTATCGATAGGGTTAGGGGATATTTTTATATGATATATTACACATTTTATATACATATTAAACATGCATTTACTATTTATGTACCCTATCAAAAGTGGAAATATGGGGAGTTCTATTTGGACtcatttttttagggggggggtgGCTTGTTATGATACACCTAGTTAGGTGACCCTTCGAAATTGCGCATGACATCAAATTTCTACCACATGGCCAATTTGGTGGAGGACAAATTGTGGACTGGTTGACCCCTAGGTCCCCTGCTCCTATGTCAAGTTTTAACTTAATCCAAGTTGGTGAAAGAGTAAAATAGACCATTAATCAAATCAAGGACTATGATGATGGTGCATAGGACTTAAGGGGATGTATGGACATACATCAGAGTATTCTATCGCATGGTAGGGCAAATTATTGAATCTAgtgttgaaatttgacacatgaccaATCAAGACGTCAATCTATCTATCCATTGATTAGAATTGCCAACATAATTATGGAAAGGAAGTGATATATATAACACAAAATcttatgaaaatatttttaagcttcCTCATGTACCTGAATGAGTTCATggagaaaatgaacaaatgagtACAAAGAAGAGACATGAGTGTATCATTGTTTCATTTGATGGAACAAACAGTTATGAATACAATTCTTTGAAACTATGTATAACAACATTAGTAAGGTGATCAAGAATGGTATTGTGAGGGATCATTCATACATTAGCAAATAATCTATAAGTACCAGCATCAAGACTTATTTGTCTAACTGCTGCAACTGCTGATATAACTGCTACAACTGAAAATATTGTAGCAATTAAGATATTCAACCAGAAAATTGGGCTTAGCTTTGTTGGTCTAAATGTAATGTTGTAGAATATCACAGGCAAGACAAAGTCAAGAGGTATGAACCCAAAGGCTCCAATTACACCATTGATATCTCCGAAGAATGGAAGCATTGCCGCGATTAATGTTGCTATCGCAATCGATATTGAACGTGAAATCAATCTTGGCACCACATTACGCTTCGAGAACTCGCCTTTTTGTGGATCTGCAAACGTACGCTCCAATATTTCATTTGTGGGTTGCAAGTAAACCTGTTCCAAAGAATGAGATTAGGCTATTAATTGAGGAAGCTAAGGTACATGTACAATTAATTAGCCATTTTGAGCATCAAGCAATGACTTCTAGTTCTCACTTTAATTGCCTATTTAGAACCCTAATCCATAGGCTTGTAGAAAACCCTTTTTGGGTTATAATTAAAGCCATGAACACAAATTGTAAGAGATACAAATATGCAGGCCTTAGACACTGTGCTTAGAAGGTATATATTTTTGGTTCTTACCAAACCAACAGCTGCTACTTGGATGAAAGTAAGGGCATTGATCATGTAAAGAAACCACTTGGGCACCAATGGCTCTCCATTGCTAAAGAAGTTAGTGAGGACAGTCCCAGCAGCTTGGTTGCCAAATGCCCAGTAGCCAGAGATGGATACACCGAAGAAAGTAATTATCACTACAACATAGCAAACACAGAGTCCCTTGAACATCTTCCCTTTCACTGGAGGTGCTATAGTTGCCTGGAAGATGAAAATGTCAAGTAAATATCAGGCAgcatgagagagagaatccaacaaggaccaagttttccttcacctatggTGAAAGTAGAATCTCCTCACCACTATCATTAGTTCTGTCTGATTGGAATAAAGAGGGGTATTTTTGACCTTGTACAATAACTCAATAACGGGTGGGAGTTTCTGATGACATAGGGGTTCAATCACAAGGTCAAACCACCATTGGTGTGGGGACTCTCCCTTCTTcacatggtgaaggaaaactttcgcCAACCAATTTTgattgataaattttttttcttttgataattgGTGATGAAGCGTGTTAGATGATTATTACTATTTTGTAAAAGGATTTTCTTTTCGACACCTTTAAAAGTGTCAAATAATtagttatcttatttttttgcctttttaatataagataggttaaagggcttgatttaacgtgttccatcagtTCTGGAGCTTTTGACGTATCAGTCAAATACCTAAGTAATGAGATGCAAACCTGTATTTCTGGTATCATCCCATTCCCGTATGCCGTGGCAATGATAGCAATTGCATTGAAGGCGTTAAAGATACGATTTTCGATATTACCTTGAACAGAATAATCTTTCGGTGGCCCCTTATTTGAATTTCCTGTTACAAAATCATCAATTAGAGTACTTTAAACCACTCTAAATCCTAATTAATCCTTAGTATATATATGGTGTCTTGGTTTCATTAATTGTATACCTATATAAACAGATGCAGCCGTGGCACAGATATCATAGGTAACGCAAAggatcaaggaaaggaggttGATGTGCCTTAGTGAATGAAAAGATGGGATCTGGGCTAAGACTACCGTAAAAGCTCCCAATATGATCACGAATTCATAGAGCTTCATGCTTCCATCTGGTCTTGATAATAAGTAAAATGTCTGCACAGTACATCAATAGTTGTTCATGAGTATCCTTCGTTGCAATTTTGGGTTCATGTAAGTAGAGGTTTGAAAATGAACCGGGCTGGCCTGAGCCCAAATTATGGGCCATGCTCAGACTCTTGAGTTTGGGCGACAATAAAAGGCGTACCTAATGAATCAAGCTCCCGTCATTGTAGGGTTTgaggaggatcataatgtacacagccttacccctgttttgaGTTTGGGCGGCGTTGTAAAGTTTAAATACACGGGAAAGGAATGAATAACTGACCTTCATGCACTGAGCTCCGAGAAGAATAGAAGCGATTACGCAGCCGTAGCAGACCACAAACTGAACAGGAGCCACGAAATATTTACCCCATCCTGGTCCTGCAAAATCACTAATTGTGTTAAGCATGATCACTTGTTTCCATATGTTTGGAAAATCTCCTTTACTTAATAGTTTGCCCTTCTTGAGCAACATTAAGAGCTCCTTCAGCTAGCaaaccaaccattggatggaaaGACCCTGTCTCTATTACATGACCCATCATGTTAGGGCACACCCTTGTACACATTGGCCACATCATCCTTGACTAATGTGGTAGTTTTTAACCCAAACGGATTACACAATGTGGTATAACCAATGAGTACATTTAACCAAGAATTTGAGTAGCTAGTAAAGAATTCAATAGCTCTGATGTCTTGGACAGCCCAATGAGAAAGTCTTCCTCTACaactaaaatattttcttgtaGCAGGTTAGATAGGACCCAAATTTTGCAGCTAGGGAGACCTCAAGGTCCTCCTTTCACTTTATGTATTAAGTTTTAGTTAGCCCAAATAGAATTGAACATACAGTACAACGAAGGGTGCATCTTATTGTCACCAAGGTGATGAAGTGAGAATTTGTAAACTTCTTTTGACTGTCCATTATCTTATTCCTAGAAGTTATTTATGTTACGGGTAAAAAAGGTTTCTCAAAATAACTTGACAAAGGCATATCATAATGTCATTTTCAAGGAGTATCATTATCAAcgtgaaatgacaggatttaccctcattgaaaaaagaaGTTTGTTAtattaaaaggacaaaaattaAGTATGTCACCGGGTTTCTTACAAcaaattttttcttaaaatagagcaataaaaatttaaaataccAAGAGAATGCAAACCATTGCATGGACTAAAAAGAGTATACGCACGTGTCAACATATTGAGGGTACACAATTGAATTAGCTCTATTAATTTAGTGATAATAAATGTTTATCATCTTTCCATATGGCACAACTAGGTGAACCATTCTTGCATGGGTCATGCGAAGAAAATTTTGCTGGAATGGCCAAAATTCCAAGAGATGAAAaatcgaatttttatcctcacAAGTGTGGTACACCTCACTTGTGCATGTTTAAAAAGCCAATGCACAAGTGAAGTGCACCATCTGATGCATTTTAAAGGTGCACTAGACAGTACACTGCACTTGAAAGGATgagaatccaaaaaaaattaatagatGATAGACAAGATAAGGTATAGATTAGATTGGAGTTGGAAAAGAAGCGGGGTATAATTTAAGCAAAAGGTTTTCTAAACCAACAGATCTAGAGGGTATTTCTAAACCGCCACCAAATTTTTCCTCATGAAAGGATGATACAATAATTTCAATCATATAGATATCTAGAAAGTGGCCTAAATTATGAaactatttaaaattttatattcaaaTACAATCATATACACTCTAATGTATTGACATATCCCCTTGTCATTTCAgaaatttatttctatttaaaaaagtatttttaaaatatttaatttgtCAATTACCCAACTCAATTTTGATGGAAACATGAAATGAGAGCATGAACCATGGGGTCTTTTTATTCACAAAATTTCATTTACAGATTCAATATTCTGCCACGAGGCAGCTATTAGTTCCATAATTTTGGATCATACATCAATATTATAGGTCATTTTAAATTTGTAAATGAAATTTTGTGAAATTATT encodes:
- the LOC122638299 gene encoding GABA transporter 1-like isoform X2; this translates as MAAQTHEPITKKKLDAGALFVLKSKGSWLHCGYHLTTAIVAPPVLSLPFAVASLGWIGGVVFLMIAAIVTFYSYNLLSLVLEHHAHKGNRLLRFRDMADHILGPGWGKYFVAPVQFVVCYGCVIASILLGAQCMKTFYLLSRPDGSMKLYEFVIILGAFTVVLAQIPSFHSLRHINLLSLILCVTYDICATAASVYIGNSNKGPPKDYSVQGNIENRIFNAFNAIAIIATAYGNGMIPEIQATIAPPVKGKMFKGLCVCYVVVIITFFGVSISGYWAFGNQAAGTVLTNFFSNGEPLVPKWFLYMINALTFIQVAAVGLVYLQPTNEILERTFADPQKGEFSKRNVVPRLISRSISIAIATLIAAMLPFFGDINGVIGAFGFIPLDFVLPVIFYNITFRPTKLSPIFWLNILIATIFSVVAVISAVAAVRQISLDAGTYRLFANV